ATGGCCCACGAGATGATGGCGGCCGGTCCCGCCGTCTGCAGCGCTCCCTGGGGGGTGAACAGCCACCCCGATCCGATGATCGATCCCGTCGACGCCCAGATGAGCCCGATGAAGCCGATGTCCCGGCGCAGCATCGTCCTGCGCACCGGGGCCCCAGGCCCCGCAGCGGTCGTCGTCGCCATGTCCCCCCTGACCGAATACTCAGGCGTCGCCGGGCGGCGAGCACCCTGCGTTGCCATTCTGAACATTCGCGGTCGCGATAGCCAGCACCCGGCTCAGCCGACCACCCCCAGGTCCCGGGCCCACGCCAGGTTGCGGCGGGCCGAGCCGACGTGGGCCTGGTGGACCACGTGGCCCTCCCCCTGGTTGGCGTCCCCGTAGATGATCGGCCCCCCGCCCCGGCCCTCGGCCTCGGTCGCCAGCCGGTCGAGGTCCTGCCAGTAAGAGATCTCCTCGCTCGTCGGGCTGAACACCTCGTTGACCAGCGGCACGTGCTTCGGCTCTCCGAGCATCATCCCGTAGTAGCCGAGGTCCCGCAGCTCGGTGGCCCACCGGCGCAGCCCCTCGACGTCGTCGGTCGCTCCTCCCCACATACCGCTGATCGGATAGCGGATCCCGGCGGCCCGGGCGTCGATCAGCACCTTCGAGCGCAGGAACAGGGTCTCGCGGCCCTGGGCCGTCCAGCGGTAGCCGAGGGCCTGGTGGATGTCCCCGAAGCGCGACACGGCCCCGCCCATGTACTGCACCCGGGGCGAGGCGGCGGCGATCTCGTACGCCAGCCGCAGGCTCTGGGCCGTCTCGAGGATCGGGTAGATGGCCGTGGACCCGAGGTCCAGCCCCAC
The sequence above is drawn from the Acidimicrobiales bacterium genome and encodes:
- a CDS encoding aldolase/citrate lyase family protein, coding for MAREDAKPIRTLLFVPGSDDARLGRASEHGADAVMIDLEEPRTPFPEPERDRARAAVRGFLDGPAARAGSPRWFARVQPPHTGQTLKDLRAVIGPSLTGILLPKVEGPEDVYRAESLLTCVEAEVGLDLGSTAIYPILETAQSLRLAYEIAAASPRVQYMGGAVSRFGDIHQALGYRWTAQGRETLFLRSKVLIDARAAGIRYPISGMWGGATDDVEGLRRWATELRDLGYYGMMLGEPKHVPLVNEVFSPTSEEISYWQDLDRLATEAEGRGGGPIIYGDANQGEGHVVHQAHVGSARRNLAWARDLGVVG